One genomic window of Rhizomicrobium sp. includes the following:
- a CDS encoding ATP-grasp domain-containing protein, with amino-acid sequence MGPRILLSTTVQWPSFARLAGAFAGVGAEVEALLPSGHVAGKSRFVARTHAYDPLFPLGALARAVVAAAPDLVVPCDDRALAHLLALPGRHAALVERSLGRLESYATLTARRDFIGAAHAAGITAPDTIRLGGAADLEAGLAAIGFPAVLKADGSWGGDGTAVVHNPAEARAVYERLAATPSRGRSVLRAILRRDANFLREALSPPVRTVNLQAFVPGRPATSAFACWKGRVLASIHMDVLETLYPRGPATVMRRIDCPRMEQAAVQLAERFGLSGLHGLDFVRDEKGQPHLIEMNPRATQASAFALGPGHDLAAALAGCVTPAARWPRPLLTENPVIALFPQEWRRDPQSPWLHSAYPDVPWDDPGVLRACLAPGQKPPERRDPERSPALTLRQAVGR; translated from the coding sequence ATGGGCCCGCGCATCCTTCTCAGCACGACCGTGCAATGGCCGTCCTTTGCGCGGCTGGCCGGGGCCTTTGCCGGGGTCGGCGCCGAGGTGGAGGCGCTGCTGCCGTCCGGCCATGTCGCGGGCAAGAGCCGGTTCGTGGCGCGCACGCACGCCTACGATCCTTTGTTTCCGCTCGGCGCGCTGGCGCGCGCGGTTGTGGCCGCGGCGCCCGATCTGGTCGTGCCGTGCGACGATCGCGCCCTGGCGCATCTTCTCGCCCTTCCGGGACGCCATGCGGCGCTGGTCGAGCGGTCGCTGGGACGCCTGGAGAGCTATGCGACGCTCACCGCGCGGCGCGATTTCATCGGCGCGGCGCACGCGGCCGGTATCACGGCGCCCGACACCATCCGCCTCGGCGGCGCGGCCGATTTGGAGGCCGGGCTTGCCGCCATCGGCTTTCCCGCCGTCCTGAAGGCGGATGGGAGCTGGGGCGGCGACGGCACGGCCGTCGTTCATAATCCGGCGGAGGCCCGCGCCGTCTATGAGCGGCTCGCCGCGACGCCGTCGCGCGGGCGCAGCGTGCTGCGCGCGATCCTGCGCCGCGACGCGAATTTCCTGCGCGAGGCGCTGTCGCCACCGGTCCGCACGGTCAATCTCCAGGCCTTCGTGCCGGGCAGGCCGGCCACCAGCGCCTTCGCCTGTTGGAAGGGCCGGGTGCTGGCGAGCATCCATATGGACGTGCTGGAAACGCTCTATCCGCGCGGGCCGGCCACGGTCATGCGGCGCATCGACTGTCCGCGTATGGAACAGGCGGCGGTGCAATTGGCCGAGCGGTTCGGCCTTTCCGGCCTGCACGGCCTCGATTTCGTCCGCGACGAAAAGGGGCAGCCGCACCTGATCGAGATGAATCCGCGCGCCACCCAGGCCAGCGCTTTCGCCCTCGGACCGGGCCATGACCTGGCCGCCGCGCTCGCCGGCTGCGTGACCCCGGCGGCCCGCTGGCCGAGGCCGCTGCTCACCGAAAACCCGGTGATTGCGCTCTTTCCCCAGGAATGGCGGCGCGATCCGCAAAGTCCCTGGCTCCACAGCGCCTATCCGGACGTGCCGTGGGACGATCCCGGCGTGCTGCGCGCCTGCCTGGCCCCGGGCCAGAAGCCGCCGGAACGGCGCGATCCCGAACGTTCACCGGCATTAACCCTTCGTCAGGCGGTGGGGCGGTAA
- a CDS encoding exopolysaccharide transport family protein, with protein sequence MSFQGINPNSAAPDASNGPSLSDILSGLRARTGLILCVTALVVALAVVIVTLLPTRYTSSSVVMLDPRKNTIADLSSVLTALPTDPSSIQNQLQVLQSRDLAAEVIAKLKLYDDPEFNPSLQQSVGGLLVSSLNPRNWFAERDAATAIDPAVQKDAIIDAFLSHMWSESLGLSTTITVSFSSRDAKKAALIADTVAQTYVDDLVEAKLSASEATSTWLTQRIRELGSRVAAQDAAALTYRAQHNLDSSAGGTSLIEAQLGGINGQIVQARADLSAKAAIYNQVQNLMKAGNPVDISQIVASPLIIQLRTQQADLLRQQSALAIPYGPKHPKRIEVDNQLKDLQQKIDEEGARIASSLASDVAVARAQLNSLQGSFSTTQHQASGQDMTAVKLRALQADADTSRKLYDAFLGRLTAIQDQEGLQYPDAHVISRAPVPSAPSSPQRMLIVLASIPAGLLLGCLAALLAMRFAGVQRPVPVVVRPAARPVAPVPAPIPVPVAARAGPPLLADVPGALAEGAADHIVDWPASPFARAIGALLGRVMPNRNLGTGRIVAVTTSESPAAGTTVALALARAAAARGLRTILVDGHLAKPVLAEAARIRPQAGLLEVLAGAVPLGRALVRDPRSDAMLLALARPPRDPQAAVASPKVGELFAHLRTICDLAIVAAPSVLESSEAPSLARLSDAVVMVAHPDERPRPGLSQALAALVKGRSAPVGVVLVR encoded by the coding sequence ATGTCGTTCCAGGGGATTAACCCAAACTCCGCCGCGCCCGACGCCAGCAACGGCCCGAGCCTTTCCGACATCCTGTCCGGATTGCGCGCGCGCACGGGGCTGATCCTGTGCGTGACCGCGCTCGTGGTCGCGCTCGCGGTGGTGATCGTGACGCTGCTGCCGACGCGCTACACCTCGTCGTCGGTCGTGATGCTCGACCCGCGCAAGAACACGATCGCCGATCTGTCGTCCGTGCTGACGGCGCTGCCGACCGACCCGTCCTCGATCCAGAACCAGCTCCAGGTCCTGCAGTCGCGCGACCTCGCCGCCGAGGTCATCGCCAAGCTCAAGCTCTATGACGATCCGGAATTCAACCCATCGCTGCAGCAGAGCGTCGGCGGGCTGCTGGTCTCGTCGCTCAATCCGCGCAACTGGTTCGCCGAGCGCGACGCCGCCACGGCGATCGACCCGGCGGTGCAGAAGGACGCGATCATCGACGCCTTCCTGAGCCATATGTGGTCGGAGTCGCTCGGCCTTTCGACCACCATCACCGTTTCGTTCAGCTCGCGCGACGCCAAGAAGGCGGCGCTGATCGCCGACACCGTCGCGCAGACCTATGTCGACGATCTGGTCGAAGCCAAGCTCAGCGCCTCGGAAGCGACGAGCACCTGGCTGACGCAGCGCATCCGCGAACTGGGCAGCCGGGTGGCGGCGCAGGACGCCGCGGCGCTGACCTATCGCGCCCAGCACAATCTGGATTCCAGCGCCGGCGGCACCTCGCTGATCGAGGCCCAGCTCGGCGGCATCAACGGACAGATCGTGCAGGCGCGCGCCGACCTCTCGGCCAAGGCGGCGATTTACAACCAGGTCCAGAACCTCATGAAGGCGGGCAATCCCGTCGACATCTCGCAGATCGTGGCCTCGCCCCTGATTATCCAGCTTCGCACCCAGCAGGCCGATCTGTTGCGCCAGCAATCGGCGCTCGCCATTCCCTACGGCCCCAAGCATCCCAAGCGCATCGAGGTCGACAACCAGCTCAAGGACCTGCAGCAGAAGATCGACGAGGAGGGCGCGCGCATCGCAAGCTCGCTCGCCAGCGACGTCGCGGTGGCGCGGGCGCAATTGAACTCGCTGCAAGGCAGCTTCAGCACGACGCAGCACCAGGCCTCCGGCCAGGACATGACGGCGGTGAAGCTGCGGGCCTTGCAGGCCGACGCGGATACGTCGCGCAAGCTGTACGACGCGTTCCTGGGCCGCCTTACCGCGATCCAGGATCAGGAGGGCCTGCAATATCCCGACGCGCATGTGATCAGCCGCGCCCCGGTGCCTTCGGCGCCGAGTTCGCCGCAGCGCATGCTGATCGTGTTGGCGTCGATCCCGGCCGGTCTTCTGCTCGGATGCCTCGCCGCGCTTCTTGCCATGCGCTTCGCCGGCGTGCAGCGGCCGGTGCCTGTCGTCGTCCGCCCAGCGGCGCGGCCGGTCGCGCCGGTGCCGGCTCCCATTCCCGTTCCGGTCGCCGCGCGCGCCGGACCGCCGCTGCTCGCCGACGTGCCGGGCGCGCTGGCCGAAGGCGCCGCGGATCACATCGTCGACTGGCCGGCCTCGCCCTTTGCACGCGCCATCGGGGCGCTGCTCGGGCGGGTGATGCCGAACCGCAATCTCGGGACCGGACGCATCGTCGCCGTGACGACCTCCGAATCGCCCGCCGCCGGCACCACGGTCGCGCTGGCGCTGGCGCGCGCGGCCGCGGCACGGGGCCTGCGCACCATCCTGGTCGACGGCCATCTTGCCAAACCCGTCCTGGCGGAGGCGGCCCGCATCCGTCCGCAAGCCGGCCTGCTGGAGGTGCTCGCCGGCGCCGTGCCGCTGGGCCGGGCGCTGGTCCGCGATCCGCGCTCGGACGCAATGCTGCTCGCGCTGGCCCGGCCACCGCGCGATCCCCAGGCGGCCGTCGCCTCGCCCAAAGTGGGTGAGCTCTTCGCGCATCTGCGCACCATCTGCGATCTCGCCATCGTGGCGGCGCCGTCCGTGCTCGAATCCTCCGAGGCGCCGTCGCTCGCGCGCCTGTCCGATGCCGTCGTCATGGTCGCCCATCCCGATGAGCGGCCCCGGCCCGGCCTTTCCCAGGCGCTGGCGGCGCTGGTCAAAGGGCGCTCGGCCCCGGTCGGCGTGGTGCTGGTCCGCTAG
- a CDS encoding invasion associated locus B family protein — MNSTPFRIAIGAVLLILGLVLGWFGHKAFSAPPDIPVASQYDDWRLTCPKRSEKDLGCEMQLDVPDDKGQTELARLQIYKPKNSATSEMLVTVPFNVLLDPGIGIVFGTDKPKLYQYEYCGGLGCVVRVKYDADVENAMVAASQAKILLAGLDGKAAALPFSLKGFVEAHKAFVSDAAKRRSWWWRLWS; from the coding sequence TTGAATAGTACTCCGTTTCGCATCGCCATCGGCGCTGTGCTTCTGATTCTCGGCCTGGTGCTCGGCTGGTTCGGCCACAAGGCGTTCAGCGCGCCGCCGGACATCCCGGTCGCGTCGCAATATGACGACTGGCGCCTGACCTGCCCCAAGCGCAGCGAGAAGGATCTTGGCTGCGAGATGCAGCTCGACGTGCCCGACGACAAGGGCCAGACCGAGCTTGCGCGCCTGCAGATTTACAAGCCGAAGAACTCCGCCACGAGCGAGATGCTGGTGACCGTGCCGTTCAACGTGCTGCTTGATCCGGGCATCGGCATCGTGTTCGGCACCGACAAGCCCAAGCTCTATCAATACGAGTATTGCGGCGGTCTGGGCTGCGTGGTGCGCGTCAAATACGACGCGGATGTCGAGAACGCGATGGTCGCCGCCAGCCAGGCGAAGATCCTGCTCGCCGGTCTGGACGGCAAGGCCGCGGCCCTGCCCTTTTCCCTCAAAGGCTTCGTGGAAGCGCACAAGGCGTTCGTGAGTGACGCCGCCAAGCGCCGTTCCTGGTGGTGGAGACTCTGGTCGTGA
- a CDS encoding invasion associated locus B family protein, translating to MSFRSTFVGALALSLLSIGAAQAQGAPAGGGAPVQPSETKQFGDWMVRCYPVKSPSPCDMFELLANKQNQQRILSISIAYVPSSDKHVIQIAVPLGVLIQKGLVLSADTYTSPMLHYRRCDRGGCYVEMLMQPDAVGALSSGGDAGKIIVYADAGKAFEIPFSLKGFNDAHGAMQDLARKKTQANPPAEAPAPAPAPAAPAPDQTPAPSP from the coding sequence ATGTCATTCCGTTCAACGTTCGTCGGCGCGCTGGCGCTGAGCCTGCTTTCCATCGGCGCGGCGCAGGCCCAGGGCGCGCCCGCCGGCGGCGGCGCTCCGGTCCAGCCGTCCGAAACCAAGCAGTTCGGCGATTGGATGGTGCGCTGCTATCCGGTGAAGTCGCCGTCGCCCTGCGACATGTTCGAGCTTCTGGCCAACAAGCAGAACCAGCAGCGCATCCTCTCGATCTCGATCGCCTATGTGCCCAGCAGCGACAAGCACGTGATCCAGATCGCGGTGCCGCTCGGCGTGCTGATCCAGAAGGGTCTCGTGCTGTCGGCGGACACCTATACCTCGCCGATGCTGCACTACCGGCGCTGCGATCGCGGCGGCTGCTATGTCGAGATGCTGATGCAGCCCGACGCGGTGGGCGCGCTGTCGAGCGGCGGCGACGCCGGCAAGATCATCGTCTATGCCGATGCCGGCAAGGCGTTCGAGATTCCCTTCTCGCTGAAGGGCTTCAACGACGCGCATGGCGCCATGCAGGATCTCGCCCGCAAGAAGACGCAGGCCAATCCGCCGGCCGAAGCGCCGGCGCCCGCTCCGGCACCCGCCGCGCCGGCGCCCGATCAGACGCCCGCGCCTTCGCCATAG
- a CDS encoding DedA family protein, with translation MHGFLAWISDAADWLLAFARHHPESAFAIAFIVSFGESFAGLSFLVPGTTILIALGALLRAIDADFWSYFPVWAAAAVGAILGDWISYWIGHRFKAHVLSTWPISHYRAQMDTALVFFGRWGVWGIFIGRFLGPFRATVPLVAGISQMRFWPFQIANVTSALIWSASLLVLGAAGWAAVKSVWHSLGGWPAIAVAVIAIAIGIAFRDRIGSALRSLTAKLKGGTA, from the coding sequence ATGCACGGTTTCCTCGCCTGGATCTCGGACGCGGCCGACTGGCTGCTCGCCTTCGCCAGGCACCATCCCGAATCGGCTTTCGCCATCGCCTTCATCGTGTCCTTCGGCGAATCTTTCGCCGGGCTCTCCTTCCTCGTGCCGGGCACGACGATCCTGATCGCGCTGGGCGCCTTGCTGCGCGCCATCGATGCGGATTTCTGGAGCTACTTCCCGGTCTGGGCGGCGGCGGCGGTGGGCGCCATCCTGGGCGACTGGATCTCCTATTGGATCGGTCACCGCTTCAAGGCGCACGTCCTCTCGACCTGGCCGATCTCGCATTATCGCGCGCAGATGGATACCGCGCTGGTGTTCTTCGGCCGTTGGGGGGTGTGGGGAATTTTCATCGGCCGCTTCCTGGGGCCGTTTCGCGCCACCGTGCCGCTGGTCGCCGGCATTTCGCAGATGCGCTTCTGGCCGTTCCAGATCGCCAATGTGACGTCGGCGCTGATCTGGTCGGCGTCGCTGCTCGTCCTGGGCGCGGCGGGCTGGGCCGCCGTCAAGTCGGTGTGGCATTCGCTGGGCGGCTGGCCGGCGATCGCCGTGGCCGTCATCGCGATCGCGATCGGCATCGCCTTCCGCGACCGCATCGGCTCGGCGTTGCGATCCCTGACGGCAAAATTAAAGGGCGGGACGGCTTAG
- a CDS encoding efflux RND transporter periplasmic adaptor subunit, producing MSGPGSQKGVFSVAAEQTDRAWRWSASRLPGGRTTLWVLLGLLLIGLIGWRIYSAGSASHNTRFGMGGPQAVGVATATNGDMDITLNALGTVTPLATVTVRPQVGGQIVKIAFTEGQMVKAGDVLMQIDPAPFQAALDQAKGQLARDAANLNNALVDLKRFEMLNQAKAISQQQYATQQALVDSDRGVVLSDQANVKSAAINLGYARITAPVAGRVGLRQVDLGNVVSAGQTNGVVVVTQEQPISVLFSLPEDNIADVMARTRSGATLTVYAYDRGQTVQLGTGTLATVDNQIDTTTGTVKARALFDNSDGKLFPNQFVNVRLLVDTRHDQTLVPVAAVQRGAEGNYVFVVQPDKTVAQRTVTLGPGNATMVAIAQGLKPGDVVVVDGADRLRDGAEVSLPNAPAPTAQPSVAPAGAAGGGDADRAARRAKMQAALKQYCSADLAKYCPNVAPGRETMMCVMQNRDSFSDACTAALKKLRRAGGGGRHGGGGGGP from the coding sequence ATGAGTGGTCCCGGCAGCCAGAAGGGCGTTTTCAGCGTGGCGGCGGAGCAGACGGATCGGGCCTGGCGCTGGAGCGCGTCCCGCCTTCCCGGCGGCAGGACCACGCTTTGGGTGCTGCTTGGGCTTCTCCTGATCGGCCTGATCGGCTGGCGAATCTACTCCGCCGGCTCGGCCAGCCACAACACCCGCTTCGGCATGGGCGGGCCGCAGGCCGTCGGCGTGGCCACGGCCACCAATGGCGACATGGACATCACGCTCAACGCGCTCGGCACGGTGACGCCGCTCGCCACCGTGACCGTGCGGCCCCAGGTCGGCGGCCAGATCGTCAAGATCGCTTTCACCGAGGGCCAGATGGTGAAGGCCGGCGACGTCCTGATGCAGATCGATCCCGCGCCCTTCCAGGCGGCGCTCGACCAGGCCAAGGGCCAACTCGCGCGCGACGCGGCGAACCTGAACAACGCCTTGGTGGATTTGAAGCGCTTCGAAATGCTGAACCAGGCCAAGGCGATCTCGCAGCAGCAATATGCGACGCAGCAGGCGCTGGTGGACTCCGACCGCGGCGTCGTCCTGTCCGACCAGGCCAATGTGAAGAGCGCCGCGATCAATCTCGGCTATGCGCGCATAACCGCGCCGGTCGCCGGACGCGTCGGCCTGCGCCAGGTCGATCTCGGCAATGTGGTGTCGGCCGGGCAGACCAACGGCGTCGTCGTCGTGACCCAGGAGCAGCCGATCTCGGTGCTGTTCTCGCTGCCGGAGGACAACATCGCCGACGTCATGGCGCGCACCCGCTCGGGCGCGACGCTCACCGTCTATGCCTATGACCGCGGCCAGACCGTGCAGTTGGGCACCGGAACGCTCGCGACCGTCGACAACCAGATCGACACGACGACCGGCACGGTGAAGGCCCGTGCCCTGTTCGACAATTCCGACGGCAAGCTGTTTCCCAACCAATTCGTCAATGTGCGCCTGCTGGTCGATACGCGGCACGACCAGACGCTGGTGCCGGTGGCGGCGGTGCAGCGCGGCGCCGAGGGCAACTATGTCTTCGTCGTGCAGCCGGACAAGACCGTGGCGCAGCGCACCGTGACGCTCGGTCCCGGCAACGCCACGATGGTCGCGATCGCCCAGGGACTGAAGCCCGGCGACGTCGTCGTGGTCGACGGTGCCGACCGGCTGCGCGACGGCGCCGAAGTCAGCCTGCCCAACGCGCCGGCGCCCACCGCCCAGCCGAGCGTCGCGCCGGCGGGCGCCGCGGGCGGCGGCGATGCCGACCGCGCCGCGCGCCGCGCCAAGATGCAGGCCGCCCTCAAGCAATATTGCAGCGCCGATCTGGCGAAGTATTGCCCCAACGTCGCCCCGGGCCGCGAGACGATGATGTGCGTCATGCAGAATCGCGACAGCTTCAGCGACGCCTGCACGGCGGCGCTCAAGAAGCTCCGGCGCGCCGGAGGCGGCGGCCGGCACGGCGGCGGAGGCGGCGGACCCTAG
- a CDS encoding MdtB/MuxB family multidrug efflux RND transporter permease subunit produces MNPSAPFVLRPVATSLLMIAILLVGLVGYSYLPLSALPEVDYPTIQVQTFLPGASPEVMTSSVTAPLEKQFGQMPGLDQMSSVSSAGASIITLQFDLSLSLDIAEQEVQAAINAGGNLLPQNLPAPPVYAKVNPADAPIITLAISSRTMPLTQVQDLADTRIAQKISQLSGVGLVSIAGGQRPAMRIQANLQALAAYGLNIDDLRTTIANANSNAPKGSFDGAAQSYTIDANDQIQSPQDYKDIVVAYKNGSPVHLSDVASVVESAENVKLLSWMNKTPAILLNVQRQPGANVIAVVDSIKAMLPQIKAGLPAGVDVTVLTDRTTTIRASVSDVEFELALAVVLVVLVIYLFLRNIPATFIPSLSVPLSIIGTFAAMYLLGYSLNNLSLMAMTIAAGFVVDDAIVMIENITRYLEAGDTPLEAALKGSGEIGFTIVSLTVSLIAVLIPLLFMQEVVGRLFREFAVTLAITILISALVSLTLVPMLCAKLLRRHKEPKPGSIAEKAEAYFNRVIAQYDRALQWVLDRQPLTLLIAVATLALTVVLYIVIPKGFFPTQDTSLVQGITEAGPTVSFDEMSRRQQALAAALLEDPNVASLSSFIGVDGNNATLNSGRFLINLVPKDERSDSITDAVSGILDRARQVAGMSLYLQPVQDLTIDSTVSRAQYQFVLEDASTATLTGAVPKLLQALSARPELRNVSTSFLDRGLSATVMVDRDTAARFGITAATIDNALYDAFGQRIISTIFTQSNQYRVILEADPGIQNSLGSLGDIHLPSAGGGQVPLSAFARVDSNPVPLEIDHLGQFPSASISFDVAPGYSLGAAVDAVKAAEAAANLPASITTVFQGSALAFQSALSNELLLILAAIVTVYIVLGVLYESFIHPITILSTLPSAGVGALLALIVSGNDLGIVSIIGIILLIGIVKKNAIMMIDFALEAERNEGKTPREAIHQAALLRFRPILMTTVAALFGALPLMVGSGTGSELRHPLGISIVGGLLVSQLLTLFTTPVIYIYFDRLGGQIRDWRARRAT; encoded by the coding sequence ATGAATCCTTCCGCCCCCTTCGTCCTGCGTCCCGTCGCGACATCGCTTCTGATGATCGCGATTCTGCTCGTCGGCCTCGTCGGATATTCCTATCTGCCGCTGTCGGCGCTGCCGGAGGTCGACTACCCGACCATCCAGGTCCAGACCTTCCTGCCCGGCGCCTCGCCGGAAGTGATGACCTCTTCGGTCACCGCGCCGCTGGAAAAGCAGTTCGGCCAGATGCCGGGCCTCGACCAGATGTCGTCGGTCAGTTCCGCTGGCGCCTCGATCATCACGCTGCAATTCGATCTTAGCCTCAGCCTCGACATTGCCGAGCAGGAAGTGCAGGCCGCGATCAATGCCGGCGGCAATCTGTTGCCGCAGAACCTTCCGGCGCCGCCGGTCTACGCCAAGGTCAATCCGGCCGACGCGCCGATCATCACGCTGGCGATCAGCTCCCGGACGATGCCGCTGACGCAGGTGCAGGACCTCGCCGACACGCGCATCGCGCAGAAGATCTCGCAGCTTTCCGGCGTCGGCCTCGTCAGCATCGCGGGCGGCCAGCGCCCGGCGATGCGCATCCAGGCGAACCTTCAGGCGCTCGCTGCCTACGGCCTCAACATCGACGATCTGCGCACCACCATCGCCAACGCCAATTCGAACGCGCCCAAGGGCAGTTTCGACGGCGCGGCGCAGTCCTACACCATCGACGCCAACGACCAGATCCAGAGCCCACAGGACTACAAGGACATCGTCGTCGCCTACAAGAACGGCTCGCCGGTGCATCTCTCCGACGTGGCCAGCGTGGTGGAGAGCGCCGAGAACGTGAAGCTGCTGTCCTGGATGAACAAGACGCCGGCGATCCTGCTCAACGTGCAGCGCCAGCCGGGCGCCAACGTCATCGCGGTGGTGGATTCGATCAAGGCGATGCTGCCGCAGATCAAGGCGGGGCTGCCGGCCGGCGTCGACGTGACGGTGCTGACCGACCGCACCACGACGATCCGCGCCTCGGTTTCCGATGTCGAGTTCGAACTCGCCCTCGCCGTCGTGCTCGTCGTGCTGGTGATCTACCTGTTCCTGCGCAACATCCCGGCGACCTTCATCCCGAGCCTGTCGGTGCCGCTTTCGATCATCGGCACCTTCGCCGCGATGTACCTGCTCGGCTACTCGCTCAATAACCTGTCGCTGATGGCGATGACCATCGCGGCCGGCTTCGTGGTCGACGACGCCATCGTGATGATCGAGAACATCACCCGCTATCTCGAAGCCGGCGATACCCCGCTCGAAGCCGCGCTGAAAGGCTCGGGCGAGATCGGCTTCACCATCGTGTCGCTGACCGTGTCGCTGATCGCGGTGCTGATCCCGCTGCTCTTCATGCAGGAAGTCGTCGGGCGGCTGTTCCGCGAATTCGCGGTGACGCTCGCCATCACCATCCTGATCTCCGCCCTGGTCTCGCTGACCCTGGTGCCGATGCTGTGCGCCAAGCTCCTGCGCCGCCACAAGGAGCCCAAGCCGGGCTCGATCGCGGAGAAGGCGGAAGCCTATTTCAACCGCGTGATCGCCCAATACGACCGGGCGCTGCAATGGGTGCTCGACCGCCAGCCCCTGACGCTGCTGATCGCCGTCGCCACGCTGGCGCTGACGGTCGTGCTCTACATCGTGATCCCCAAGGGCTTCTTTCCGACCCAGGATACCAGCCTGGTGCAGGGCATCACCGAGGCCGGGCCTACGGTCTCGTTCGACGAGATGTCGCGCCGCCAGCAGGCGCTGGCTGCGGCGCTGCTCGAAGATCCCAATGTCGCGAGCCTCTCCTCCTTCATCGGCGTCGACGGCAACAACGCGACGCTGAACAGCGGGCGCTTCCTGATCAACCTGGTGCCGAAGGACGAGCGCTCCGACAGCATCACCGACGCGGTTTCCGGCATCCTGGACCGCGCCCGGCAGGTGGCGGGGATGTCGCTCTATCTCCAGCCGGTGCAGGACCTGACGATCGATTCCACGGTCAGCCGGGCGCAGTACCAGTTCGTGCTCGAGGACGCGAGCACGGCGACGCTGACCGGCGCGGTGCCGAAGCTGCTCCAGGCGCTGTCGGCGCGGCCGGAACTCCGGAACGTCTCGACCAGCTTCCTCGACCGCGGCCTGTCGGCGACCGTGATGGTCGACCGCGACACCGCGGCGCGCTTCGGCATCACCGCGGCGACCATCGACAACGCGCTCTACGACGCCTTCGGCCAGCGCATCATCTCGACCATCTTCACCCAGTCCAACCAGTACCGCGTGATCCTGGAGGCCGATCCGGGGATCCAGAACTCGCTGGGCTCGCTCGGCGACATCCATCTGCCTTCGGCCGGCGGCGGACAGGTGCCGCTATCGGCCTTCGCCCGCGTCGACTCCAATCCGGTGCCGCTCGAGATCGACCATCTGGGCCAGTTTCCCTCGGCCTCGATCTCCTTCGACGTCGCGCCCGGCTATTCGCTCGGCGCCGCGGTGGACGCGGTCAAGGCGGCGGAGGCCGCGGCGAACCTGCCGGCCAGCATCACGACCGTGTTCCAGGGCTCGGCGCTGGCGTTCCAGTCGGCGCTGTCCAACGAATTGCTGCTCATCCTGGCGGCGATCGTCACCGTCTATATCGTGCTCGGCGTGCTCTATGAGAGCTTCATCCATCCGATCACCATCCTTTCGACGCTGCCTTCGGCCGGCGTCGGCGCGCTGCTGGCGCTGATCGTGTCGGGCAACGATCTGGGCATCGTCTCGATCATCGGCATCATCCTGCTGATCGGCATCGTCAAGAAGAACGCCATCATGATGATCGATTTCGCGCTGGAGGCCGAACGCAACGAGGGCAAGACGCCGCGCGAGGCGATCCACCAGGCCGCGCTGCTGCGCTTCCGCCCGATCCTCATGACCACGGTCGCCGCTTTGTTCGGCGCGCTGCCGCTGATGGTCGGAAGCGGCACGGGATCGGAGCTGCGCCATCCGCTGGGCATCTCCATCGTCGGCGGGCTTCTTGTGAGTCAGCTTTTGACCTTGTTCACCACGCCGGTGATCTACATCTATTTCGACCGGCTGGGCGGCCAGATCCGCGACTGGCGCGCGAGGCGCGCGACATGA